Below is a window of Perca fluviatilis chromosome 14, GENO_Pfluv_1.0, whole genome shotgun sequence DNA.
CCGTCTTTCCCCTATAAGACTGTCTGCTTTATGACTATCAAATACGGATATAAAAAGTAATTCTAAAACATGActtgaaacaacaacaacaacactggcTGCTCTTCCCAAATGTGAGCCTGGGACCCAATCAGATTTCTCATACATTACACTAAAGGTATTTCAAGTGTAACTCCACTAACTTGTGTCACAACAAAGCTAACTGAAGCACTCTTAAATGGATGAAGGAAAGTAGGCTATTTAAAACagatgtattaaaaaaaaaaaaaaatctacaaaaacaCTCATAAACACAAATACATCCACATAAACAGTCATTAAATCTGATGAGAAATAGGGTTAAATACCCTACCCTGTGTCACCACACACTTGCCTGTTTGCTGAGCAGTCCATAAGCAGAAGTACAAAAATAGTTTCACTTCTGTTTTTCGCCTGTTGAGGTGGAACAAGAGCGGCTGCTGCATATGAGTAGAAAGCCACTGAATGAGCAGCAGGGTTTTTACACACTTTTACCTCCGTCAGTACGGTTGAATGATGAGGAAGGAGCGTATATCCCTAAGGGTGAGTGGTTTccccattttgaaaaaaaatcaccttGATATTGTTATTAGTCTTTTAAGTGTCTGTGGTATTATTTTGATGAATCGTCAGACTTTGTAGTGGATTTCTACCTTTTAGTCTAGTGTTGGCTGTCTTTTCATTCATATAGGCCTTTTATGTAAAGTAATCTGCAAAATGTATACCCATAATGCAATCCAATACTACAACACAAAGGACCAGAGACACAATCTCAAGAAAAACTTATGTATTAGTGAGTGTTATTGCATTTTACAGGTGTTCCTATTATTTTGTCCTCACACAGgggctttttattattttttgtacgTGTAAGATAGCCTAAACTACAAAGACTGTGGGTTTCCTGTTGTGTAGGTGAGTATAGGTGCTAGTAAAATGTTCTTCTGTGAGAAATGTGAATggtacatgaaaaaaaaaagttgagttAAGTTGAAGAGAAAAGGTGAATACTCAGTGTTATATATTAGTGTTAGGAAACAATTTCATGGTTTCGAATCCTATCATCTAGGCTTGACCTCtgtgagttgattctgaaagcaTTGGCGAGCTCGGAGAACAAAGTGACACGAAGCAGGGTTCTGTCCACAGTGTTCTAAAGGTTTAAGCAGACACATaagaatatatacattttttaacaatcgCTCCATTCACTTTGATGACGTGAGAGTAGATTGACAAGAAAGGGGCTCCATAGCAGAGGGGGACCGGTTCAAGGTTGGTTCACACAGATACATCTTCAGGAAGGAAAACAGTACAATGTATGGTACAGATGTATGATACCACTTCAAACAGATGAGATATGCTTTGTTCACAGTTTTCACGGAATGGAATGCAACATATTCACCACAACTATTTGTACAAAAATATGTTAATCAAACAGAAAGGCCAAACATTTACTGGTTTCAGGTTGactgtttttctctgttttgtaaatgatatatctttgggttttagacTGTTGGTGACCAAGCAAGATATTTAAAGACATCAGAATAGACTCTGGGAAATGTTGATGGGCATTTGTCAGTGtactttctgtcattttatgagacaaacaaaaaataatcaatagatTTTAAGTTTATGCTTAAGTTTATTGTCGTCTGTATAGGAATTACTTGTATAAAGGGCACTCTTATTTTAAAAACCACACACATCTAGAATTAAAATATAGGATACAGTTATAAAAGTCTAGATGTAATCTGATACAAAACAATAGATGCATTTGTAAACACTGTGATGCAAAGACGATTCTCGATATGATTTGATATTATTACTTGTTCACTTGTTCATAATACTTGAAAATTAGTATTATGACAGAATCAGAAAATGtgtttcctattatttattttgttttattctttgttcAGTTATATTTTCTGTGAAGTTGTGTCTCCTTAAATGTTTCAAATGCCAAAATATAATTCTGGGATGacaatattggacttacattcattcAAATTGACACAAAATACCTCCAAATGAATGGTAATGCTGCTCCATATAGCTGCTAGATGTGAAATAAGCCAATGTTTTTACTGGTTTAAGTTCATATTTCCTttctaaaaacaacaatatttaAAGATGTTTAGTCTAAAAAATACCATTATCCTTCAAAAACCTGTTCAACTTGTGAATGATTTGTAAACCTCCTCAGGTCCTTAAAACCCCCAAATTCCCAGACATCTTATCAGGTTGAGGTTTAACTAGAGTAGAGGCCCTGAGCATTGTCAAAACTGAGCATTGTCACATCCAGGAATTAAACCAGCTTCCCTGACTAAGTGACTGGTAAGATCCTCTATTTTAGAGGAACAAAGAATTTCATTCTAATGGTATGTGAGGATTTAATTATCATGAATATTGTCTTCCTCCAGTGAAGTATGGCACTGAGTAGCAGTCAAGCTCCTATATTGGTGGAAGACTCCAGCTTGGAGGGCTGGAAGGTGATTGGCTCCGGGGGTTTTGGACAAATCTACAAAGCCAGGCATCGTCGGTGGGGCTGCGATGTGGCCATTAAACTGCTTCATTATGATGACGGGTAAGTGGTAACAAAGAGCAAGCTGTGTACATTTAAGTTGTGAATTACTCAAAacactaacaaacacacacaggaccagtgCGTCTTTGCTGCGTGAGCTCGACATGATGCGCAGAGGAAGCAGCCCGTATGCTATTCAGGTCCGAGGGGTCTTCAGGGGTCGAGTTCCCTACTCTGGCTTGTCAACACAGCTCGGTCTGGTCATGGAGTTAATGGAAAGAGGATCACTGGCCTCCCTACAggtaaccagtggtggaataagTGCTTATACCTCTActtaaagtagcaataccactaTGTAACAATACTCTGTTATAAGTTAAAGTCTTgccttaaaaaatgaaaaagtagagGAGCAAAAGTGTAAGAGTatttaaagtaccaaaagtaaaagtacttgttgGGAAGAGCAGCCCCCTTTAAGAGTGTAATGTTGTTATATATGTATCATGTAATTGGAATATTATTCCTTAGGCACTGACACATAAGACATTATGATTAAGGTGGAACTAATTTTTACAAGTTTAATCTATATTGTGTCATACTTTATACGTTGATCATATATTTTGTATGTAAAGTCATAATCTGCAAATTAACTACTTACTGTTTTCCAGACAAATGaagtgaagtaaaaagtacaatatttctctctgagaggTGGTAGAAAGTagtagaaaatggaaatactcaagtagaGTACCTCAAAACTTGTTTACGATCACAAGCTAATAACATTCCCGTCAGCAatctcagctgtactttgtttttAGTGCAAagtagcaaatgttagcatgctaacaacgCTAATGGCGCAGAAGGTAAACATTATATCTGTTAAACCTCACCGCATGTTAGCGGCCACCACCAGATCCGTATTGGAACCTAAATTTGTTTTAACCTATCTCCTGACAAATGGTTGGCTAACCCTAGATATGCAAAAGCTCTTGTGAAACTCAATATCCGATGGGTtatcctaaccataaccattcgaggtcaatgcctaacatCAACCATCCCATGACAGTTTTGCAAATCTAAGGTTACCATCAAAGTTTCTCTAAACCATCTCTGTTACCATGTAGACAGGCCCCTGACCAATGGGCTACCCTGACCCTAATCATTCGAGGTTAATGCATAACGTAAACCATGTCTGCACATGCTTAGACCAAATCTGGTTTCTGGTACAGATCAGGCAGCAACATGAGcattagcatgctgatgttagcatgctaatgttaaCATGTAGCTCACAGCACTGCAGTCCCTATTAAGTATAGCCTCACAGAGctactagcatggctgtatataCTCTCTTAGTTATGATCATGAAACCATAAATAGCACCTACTTCCTACTTACATCAACCTTTTCTTTTATGTCTTTTTATATAGTAAAAGTAGCTCACTGCAGCACAATGACCACTACTTGTAGATCTgtaactatgaaaataatcttaCAGGAAACCTTATGTGGAGCGCCACCCTGGCCATTGGTCTTCAGACTGGCACACCAAGTGGCTCTGGGCTTAAACTTCCTCCACAGTCTGTCCCCTCCCATGCTCCACCTGGACCTGAAGCCCAGCAACGTGCTGCTGGATTTCTATCTCAATGCCAAGGTGAGTCACAAGCTCTCAGTGAAGGCCAGGCCTCGCCTGCTGCTTGCTTACTTTATATTGTCATATTAGTTTGCGCACACTATGGAGACTATGGAGGCTGAACGTAATTTAAAccaaaaagacacaaacatgGTTTTACCCCTAAGCAGAAATGACATTTGATAAAAAGGTAGTGAAAGAGTTTTACTATTCTACAAGAGCCCTTAACATTGTGTAGTAATCATATAGTGGCACAGAGGATCACTCCACTGTGATGACGCATTACTTACTTAAGAGAAGTAAAAATGATCTTTGCTTAAATAAGATCATATCCAATGGGAAGTGATCCTAATTCCTGAAACACCATTTGAATGTTTGTCCAATGAAAGTTCTGTGTCAGATTTTCAGATGAAgttttctacttttatttacttttaagaTCATTGAAATCATCGTAATTTTCGGACAGTGTTTTTCAAAATTGCCAATCGACTTATTGACTAATCGTGTCAGCTGTTTTTGTATTAACatttgggtagtttaatttatcacAAAACCTTATATTTTCTAAGCTCTTTGTATGTTTTGTGAGTACCAGTGAAGTTTTGAAGTaattttgaattaaataaagctggctgtcagataaatgttgtgaaataaaaaactacaatatttccctctgaaatgtggttgagcagaagtagaaagtggcaagAAAAGAATAggctcaagtaaagtacaagtaccttaatTGTGTACTTAATTACAGTACTAGAGTAAATTTACAATGTTACATTCCACTGGCCATCATTAACTTTTCACTAACTGCCTCATTCCTTTTAATGCTAATATAAATTATTTCTTAATTAAATTTATCTCTCCAGCTTACAGATTTTGGCCTTGCCCGGTATTACCGCAGCGTCACGCGGGTTTCCAAGAAGGACACTGGAGAGGAAGGGGGGACGATCAGCTACATGCCACCGGAGGCGTTCCAAGTCTCGTATAGTCCAACCCTAGCCTCTGACATCTACAGGTACAAGGGCATCGACCCAGCACTTGGATTGGAGTGTTTTATAGCATATAATGACCAATAATGACACCTAATTTTAGATGTACACATTTTACATGATCATATGGCTGTCATTTTGACttttattaaagggaaaataCAAATAGCTTGTAGTAGGAATAATAATAGTCATTTTAGTACAATTAAACATATAGCTGCTGCAATGCAGGAGCTaaagtacggtggccgacaggggcaaacgcactgcaacttGATGAAACACATGCatatagacaaaacacaagcaaacaaagaaaacatcttcattaatttgacaacgaatgtgcagcatttagcaaactcgctgcaaatacacacaatacaaccaaatacagaaacgatgcaaaaagaataGCAAACAATCCCCGAAAACAAGTGCAACAAATAAAACGaaagttctccaggcctctagggcGAGCactaagtggaacagcttgatttaTGACCCCAAATCAACTCAATTTaataaagatgttttcttaatttacttgtgttttgtctatttgcgtgtgtttcattACGTTGCAGCGcctttgcccctgtcggccaccgtaatAAAGAGgatcctaaataaacaaacaaataagcaAGGGTAATTTATCACTACCAAGAAATGTTAAAGTGTCACTCAGTGTTGATACATATGCACACTTGTTAAACACAGGTTCAGTCATGGCAGGAAGTCTAATATCAATGTTTTAGGTCATTAACAGGTTATGGAAATGATTGGAGTATACAGTAAAAACATTTACCGCAATTGAAACTTCCAGATACTCAGGTGACTTCATCTGTCAAACCGCACCTTAATGCCTGTTATGATGATGATCTCTTTTTCAGTTATGGTATACTCTTATGGTCCATTGTCACAGGGAAACAACCATATGCACGTAAGTGTCTTTATGCCTCTCTTAGCCTTTctcttattcattttttttacatttgagttttttttttccacatggtGCACAgatggcatgattttataagtGTAACCACACTTACTGTTTGTTTTCTTGGCTCTGAAGTGGCTTGTAAACAAAAGTCCTGTTCACTTAAGAGTTTTTATTGCAATTTCAGCAagtaccttttttattttattcttatgtcattagattttgtttttgtctttgcatTTGACACTACAAGCAACATCTTTTACATTACAAGTTGTCATTTAACCCATTATTCgtatacaaatatacattaatgcagctttaagcaAACTATGAAGAGATTTCTAAATGTTAGCATTAGTCCAGACCTTATATTCAGGTGTTCCCGAGGTCTCACTAACCTCTGACAGACTTTTTAATCCTTCCTCCACTGTAGATGCAAAGTCCAGCTTAGTGCGGCTTCGCATCCCAGAGGGAGACCGTCCAATGTTGGACGAGATCAGGGTCCAGGCTATGGGGCGTGCAGGGTTGACAGGACTGATTGAGCTCATGGAGAGATGCTGGGACACCAGACCGAAACAAAGGCCCTCCTCCCTTGGTGAGAAACTCCTTCATTTACACAGAAAATTATACTTTTAATAGCTTGTGATGCTTGGCCTTAATGTTGCATCTTTACTCTGTGTTGTTTACAGAGTGTACAACTGAGACAGAAGAACTGTATAagatacacaaacatgcaaTCAATGATGCTGTCCATCAAGTGCTGAAGAAACTGGTGAGGAACAAATATCTACATAAACGCTCAATTAATGCTGAGATGCTGTAAAATTTTGCCATGATAAGGCAAATCACTATTTTTgtgtctttctcttcctctttctctttccaggACCAAAGGGAAGAAGAAACAATGGTTGATCAGATTGGGAGGGTTCATATCACTCAGGCTTCAGGTCTGCTTTTATTTGTACAAAAGATATATCCCTACCACCTCTAAAGATGATTCTTCAACACGCTTATTCACTTTTTAAGAgagataccactctcatgtctgtatgctaaCTCTGAGGCTAAAatcagcagctggttagcttagcttagcagaaAAACTGGAAACAGAGGAAACAACTATCCTGGCTCTGTCTAAAAGGCAACAAAATCCACCTGGTAACAGCTCTAAATCTCACTAATCAACGGTTATATTTTGTAATCTGTAcaagagccaggctagctgtttaccCCTGCTTCTAGTAGCTTATAGTACCTATTGATCTTCTACATTTCCCAAAAACATCTAGCCTGTCTCTGTCCAAAGTTAAAATATTCCCCTAACACCACCTTTAAATCTCATAAATAAcacattatatcttgtttgttttatcagGTTAGCTGTTTCCCCGTTTCCAGACTTTATGCTAAGTTAAGCTTACTGGCTGTTGGCTGTAATTTCATATTTACAGACTGGCAAacatttctttttgtgtgtgatgtttgtgagtttgtaatgtattttgtgttttgtgttaaacTGAGAACATTAAAAAGGTCCACTTACTAACTTTTTATGGCGCTAAAGTGCATCTCACAGTCTTCATGAGAGTAATAAGAACTTCAGTTAAGATTAATTGTCAAAATAGTACTATTTTCAAAGTCAGGAAGTAGTTTGACTGACTGAGTTTGATTTTTAGCCAACTTAGAACTTGCtgttataaaaaatgttttattttattttatagcaCTAGTTTTCACATTTCACGTCATTTGATTTGGTCTTTTTTTGCAGCGGGTGAACGTTTTGAAGCAGTGAACATTTATGATAACGCACCCACAGGCGGCCCACCAATTCAGGTGAGATTCAGACATAGACATTCATTTCTTGTCTTTACCTCCCAGGAAATGTTTGAATTAGCTGCACAGAAAGGCTCAGTTCCAAAACACTATCTAGGTATCCTTAATGTAGAACAGACAACACTTAAAGTCATAATTTAGTCTCTTTCTAGGACAGTGTTGATGACATTGTTGTTCTTTTAACCCAAGAAGAACGACTCTCAATGTGGTCAGTGAGAtattggttgttgttttttgctacAAATTGGCCAATGCGTTTCGACACTGAATGTTTTTTTGCTTCTCTGGGGAAATATGACAtgcatcacttcctgctgcACCAGGGGAAATTTAACAGAAAAGAATGAACACAGCAAATGTAAAAACCTTTATGAAGTGCATAAAGTTCAAGTCAAGGTTGAGCAATTGGTGATAAAATTTAATTACAAAATACAAGTTTTAGAACATATTcagatatttttatttcatagtaGTTTAGAGTCCAATAACTGTTTTTGATTTCTTGCCAAAAGTAAGATGAGGAGAATAATACCACTGTCATGTTGGTATGCTTAATATGCACCGTAGCTGTAGCCAGCAGCCGGGTAGCCAGCAGCCgggtagcttagcttagcattaaggctggaaaca
It encodes the following:
- the ripk3 gene encoding receptor-interacting serine/threonine-protein kinase 3 isoform X1, whose translation is MALSSSQAPILVEDSSLEGWKVIGSGGFGQIYKARHRRWGCDVAIKLLHYDDGTSASLLRELDMMRRGSSPYAIQVRGVFRGRVPYSGLSTQLGLVMELMERGSLASLQETLCGAPPWPLVFRLAHQVALGLNFLHSLSPPMLHLDLKPSNVLLDFYLNAKLTDFGLARYYRSVTRVSKKDTGEEGGTISYMPPEAFQVSYSPTLASDIYSYGILLWSIVTGKQPYAHAKSSLVRLRIPEGDRPMLDEIRVQAMGRAGLTGLIELMERCWDTRPKQRPSSLECTTETEELYKIHKHAINDAVHQVLKKLDQREEETMVDQIGRVHITQASAGERFEAVNIYDNAPTGGPPIQEMAGGCTANRTDNARVKEPPSFGPASVCYKSSVCPIGSPSPSPSTERSSESSTAKPPQPSFRPHLSSQYHRQLSSPETFQIHLCNVTGFQHGNNNIMHIQVMDPSDRKRHPTAPSRVDLPPPHPGSWKDKTGGVG
- the ripk3 gene encoding receptor-interacting serine/threonine-protein kinase 3 isoform X2; the encoded protein is MALSSSQAPILVEDSSLEGWKVIGSGGFGQIYKARHRRWGCDVAIKLLHYDDGTSASLLRELDMMRRGSSPYAIQVRGVFRGRVPYSGLSTQLGLVMELMERGSLASLQETLCGAPPWPLVFRLAHQVALGLNFLHSLSPPMLHLDLKPSNVLLDFYLNAKLTDFGLARYYRSVTRVSKKDTGEEGGTISYMPPEAFQVSYSPTLASDIYSYGILLWSIVTGKQPYAHAKSSLVRLRIPEGDRPMLDEIRVQAMGRAGLTGLIELMERCWDTRPKQRPSSLECTTETEELYKIHKHAINDAVHQVLKKLDQREEETMVDQIGRVHITQASAGERFEAVNIYDNAPTGGPPIQEMAGGCTANRTDNARVKDKCHPFQSRLHLDLQVCVISPLFAPLDRHRPLLRLRGQVKAAQQNLPSRLLDHICLHSTTVSCPAPKLSKFTSAT